In the Cellvibrio sp. KY-GH-1 genome, CATGCTAGGTCGAGAAGCCTATGCCAATCCATACCTGCTAGCGGAGGTCGATCAGCAGATTTATGGCACATCGAACCCTGTTATCAGTCGCAACGAAGTCATGATGGGATTTCTCAACTATTGTGAGGAACAGCTGGCAAAAGGCACGCGCTTAAACCATCTGACCCGACATATTCTCGGCCTATATCACGGCCTGCCGCGCGCACGGCAATTTCGTCGGATATTAAGTGAGCAAGCGCATAAACCAGGCGCTGGCATAGAGATTCTTCAACAAGCATTGAATGTCTTAAATGAGGTACCATTAGCGAGTACAGCCGACCAAGCTCAGTAAAAGCTAACTTGAACTAACGAATTTACCTTTTATAAAAAATGACTGTTTCATTCATAAAGTCATAAGGACTATAATTAATCCGACGGCAATTAAACGACGATCAACCACGTGAATATTTAGAGATAGGATTACCACTGTGACTAGCAAACTTGAACAACTGAAGCAATTTACCGATGTGGTCGCCGATACCGGTGATATCGAAGCCATCCGCCTGTACAAGCCGCTGGATGCCACCACTAACCCGTCCCTGGTTTATAAAGCTGCCCAAATGCCGCAATATCAGGATCTGCTGACCTCTGCAATTAGCAGCACTAAAGGTATAGTGAACAGCGCTGAACAATTGAGCGCAGCTTGCGATCATCTGGCAGTTGGAATTGGTCTGGAGATTTTGAAAATTGTTCCCGGACGCATTTCAACCGAAGTTGATGCACGCTTATCATTCGACACCAAGGCATCGATTGCCAAGGCACACCAACTGATCAGCCTTTATGAGAAAGGCGGCGTTGATAAATCCCGCGTCCTGATCAAACTCGCATCCACGTGGGAAGGTATTCGCGCGGCTGAAGTACTGGAAAAAGAAGGCATCAATTGCAATCTGACGTTGTTGTTTGGTTTCAATCAAGCCGCAGCCTGCGCTGATGCTGGCGTATTTCTGATTTCCCCTTTCGTTGGTCGTATCCTTGATTGGTACAAAGCTAACACTGATAAAAAAGAATACACCGCTGAAGAAGACCCAGGGGTGGTATCTGTACGTCACATTTACAACTACTACAAACAAAACGATTATAAAACGGTTGTGATGGGTGCGAGCTTCCGCAACATTGGTGAAATTGAAGCATTGGCAGGTTGTGACCGACTGACCATTAGCCCTCAGCTGCTGCAAGAACTTGATCAAGATAAAGGCGAATTAAAACGTGTGCTTTCCGCTTCAAATACAGGTGATGCAATTGCGAAACGTATTGAAACTGAAACCAGTTTCCGCTTTGGTTTGAATCAGGACGCCATGGCCACAGAGAAATTGGCCGAAGGTATTCGCGGCTTCGTAAAAGACCAAATAAATCTTGAGAACTTGTTAAAGTCACGAGCGTAAACATTTCTGTGCTTACCAAACTCTCACGTTTTATCGAGCGCCACCTGCAACCAGGTGGCGCGACGCCTACTCTGACTACGCATCAAAAGCAGCTGGCTGTTGCCGCTTTATTAGTTGAAGTGGCTATGGCAGACCATCAGTTTTCCGATCTGGAACTCAGTTCACTTAGCGCCTCATTGGGACATAAATACTTACTGAGCGACGAAGAGATTTCAGAGTTGATTTTGCTTGCGAAAAGTGAATCAAATCATGCAACATCTCTGCATCAATTCACACAAATAGTGAATCAGCACTGCAATACCGATGAAAAATTTAACCTGATTAAATCCATGTGGGAAATCGCGTACGCTGATGGGAATTTGGATAAATACGAAGATTATATAATTCGTAAGGTGGCAGATTTAGTCTATCTACCACATTCAGAATTTATTCGTGCCAAGAGTCAGGTAAAGGCGAGTCTAAGCGAAATAAAATAAAACTGGACGTATTGTGTTGTTCGCGTGACCTAGCAATTCTCCAACATATTAACCAGATTGCGAAACGTATCTGCATTACTGGCATTCAATCCCATCAAAATTTTGTGAGCCTCGATAACTTTCTCTTTTACTTCTTGCTCGTCACAATTAATACAATTAAGTGGGTGGCTGGCTAACACCGGCGCATCCAGCTTATCCACAATTGTAAAAATATCAGCAAATCCCATGGTCTGCAGTATGCGTTGAATACTTGGATTACTAGCAAGGATCACAGGCATAATTCCTCGCCGTTCTTGACCAAGGATAGATATTTTCGCCATCAGCCCTAGTGTCGTACTATCAATCGCCTCGGCCTCGGAAAGGTCAAAAAGCACCGACGTAAAATCGGCGCTTTTGAACATGGAGTCAATAAATTGATCAAAAGAAATACATAACGTCAGGCGCACGTCACCAAGCATTTTGATAACGTAGACACCATTGTGGTCGGCGACGAGAATCTGGCCGGGTTTCATTAACTAACACCTCGGGATATAGACAAGACTGCGATGTCGTCAGGGTTATCGCGAATCTCCTTTATAACTAAAGTATTGCAGACGGAATCCAAACCGCCACTACTAGAGGAAATTAGTTTTAAAAGACTAGCTTCCTTTTGTTGCAGTTCTTGGTCCGGCATTATCTCAAGAACGCCATCTGAGAAGCAGACCAAACCAAATTTTTCCGGCAAAGTGCATTCATAGACCTCCCATTCGACATCTTTGAATATGCCAACTGGTTTACCGCGCCCGTTTAGATAACTTGCTCCCTCAGGCGTTACCAAAATTGGCATAGGTAAATGCCCGGCGACAACGTAGTGCATTTGATTGGTATGAGTGTCTATAACGCCAACAAACAGTGTTAGATGATGACTTAAGCGGGTTTCATGTAACTCCCGATTTATCTGGCGCAGCATGAGATTTGCCCCTTGGGCAAATGAATTTTCATCGCCAAACAACCCCTCTTCCCGCACCATCCGGCTAACCAGATGTTTTAACCATATTGTGACAAATGCGGATGAAGCACCGTGCCCCGAAACATCTGCGAGATAGAACGCTAAATAACGCTTTCTGATATGGGCATAATCGACAAAGTCGCCGCTGAGGAACAACGACGGAATTATAGTGTGAGCAGCAATATAGCCACCGTCGGTCGTAACACCCGACGGCATTAGCCTCCGCTGAACCCTGCGGCCTGCAATCTGGTCACGCTCTAAAACCCGCAAGTTTTCACGCAACTCCCGGTTAGCCTCTTCCAATTGCTCTCGGTAGCGACGGTTTTCGGCTTCGAGCTCCTCACGATCCAGCACTTTATTAATCGAATGAACCAGTACTTCGAGATCTACGACTGGCTTTATAAGGTAATCACGTGCCCCCAGACGCAACGCACTTACCACATCATTCATCACCCCTGCCCCAGAAATAACAATTACCGGAATGGCGTCATAACGGTCTTGTAATGTTTGCAACAACTGCAAGCCATCTCCGTTAGGCATACGAAGGTCAGTCAGAATTAGATCAGGAGGAACTTCAACAGAGGAGAGAATATCAAGCGCAGAAGGGGCATCAGCAGCGGCAGAGACATTAAAGCCGCTGTCCGTCAGGTAAGTCACAATACTCTGGCGAACAAGGGCATCGTCATCGATGATAAGCAGCTTTCGGCTTGCAGATGTCATCTTAAGCTCGGTCAATTGATAGAGTTTTTTATGTAAAACCACTAAGGCGCGTAACACTACTCTTTCATTCTGGCGACCGCAAGACTTAGCGACTTCGGCGAGAAAAAATAGTTTACGCGCTTTTTACAACTTAAACGTCATTTCTTTTTGGGATTTTTGTTGTCACGTTCGTTTTTACGGCGCATTTCAATTAATTGACGCTGAGTCATTTTCTTTTTGCGCTCACTGTAAGGGTTATCGTTGTTGCGGTATTCGATTTTGATGGGTGTACCATGAAGATCCAAAACGCGGCGATACGTTTTCTCCAAATACTTGGTGTAAAACGCAGGAACTTCGTTAGTCTGATTGCCATGAATCACGATGATTGGGGGATTGTGCCCACCAGGATGTGCATAGCGGAGTTTGATCCGACGCCCCTGAATCATTGGCGGTTGATGCTCGCGAACTGCATCCTGCAGGATGCGCGTTAGGTAGTTAGTACTGAACTTATCCGTTGCCGATTGATAAGCCAACTCAATGGATTTGTACAGGTTGCCAACCCCAGTACCGTGCAACGCTGAAATAAAGTGGATAGTGGCAAAATCCACAAACCTTAAACGGCGTTCGATTTCATTTTTAACATATTGCTTGTGGGCGTCATCCAACCCGTCCCACTTATTAAGAGCGATTACCAAGGCTCTACCAGCCTCGATGGTAGTTCCCATTAGGTGCAAATCCTGTTCGACCACCCCTTCGCTGGCGTCCATCACCAATACAACCACATTAGCATCAGAAATTGCCTGCATGGTTTTTACAATGGAGAATTTTTCGACCATTAAATCGATATTTTTTCGCCGCCGAACACCTGCCGTATCAATGATTGTGTAGGGTTTATCAAAACGTGTGTAGTTAATGTAAATCGAGTCACGAGTGGTTCCGGGTTGGTCATAAACAACCACCCTATCCTCACCCAATAAACGATTTACTAAAGTGGATTTACCAACATTAGGGCGACCGACTATGGCGATCTTAATCCCGGTTGCTACTTCGGATTGATAATCCTCTGGAAGCTCTGGCACGCCAGAAAGCACTTCCTCCATCAGCGATCTCACTCCGCGACCATGGCTCGCAGTAGTGGGGTGGACCTCGCCCAAGCCCAATTCATAAAACGGAGCCAGTGCAATATCCGGGTCCATTCCGTCAATCTTATTAGCAACTAAATAGGTCTTTTTGTTATTTACGCGTAGGTGCTTTGCAATCATTTCATCAGCGGGATTTAAACCCGCGCGGCTATCAACAATAAACAACACGATGTCGGCTTCCTGAATCGCCAACAGCGATTGTCCGGCCATCATGCTATCAATGCCTTCCTCTTCCCCGCTAATACCCCCGGTATCAATAACGATAAATCGACGATTTTCTAAAATACCTTCACCGTATTTGCGATCACGAGTTAAGCCAGGATAGTCAGCCACTAATGCGTCGCGCGACTGCGTAAGGCGGTTAAATAGCGTTGATTTACCCACATTCGGGCGACCAACTAGTGCGATTACAGGGATTATCATAGAAGTATCGATTACGCTATTGATGAAAAGCGATTTTAAATCGCAAGTTAAAATCAAGATATAACAAAAAAACAAAACCAGCCGACTGGAATTTTACTCTAATACCAGAGCAAATTCAGACGGCTGGTTCAGTCGTGAAGGGTAAAATTATTTGGCTTTTTTAACCTGATAAGCCATGAGTTTACCTCTATTAGTAAACACGTAAAGAGTTTCTCCATTTGTCAGCATAGGAGCGCGAGCCCCTTTACGATCAACTCTTACACGGGCCGCAAATTCACCATCGGCCTGATTCAGCACGTGCATATAACCTTTAAAGTCAACGACTGCCAAATAATCTCCAAACACTTGTGGTCCGTTCAAGCCCCGGCGCAGCATTTTTTCATTACTCCAAAGCTGTTCGCCGTTAGCTGCGTTATAAGCAACGACCTTTCCATCGGCATGACTCACGAATATTTTGTCACCCGAGAGCGCCAGGTTTTCGCTGGTCGAACCATCTTTCCCCCAAAGAGCACTGCCAGTACCGCGAGACAATGCACTAATACGGCCTTGATAGGTTCCGACGTATATAACTCCGTCTTTCACCAACGGATCAGAATGAATATCTACCATCCGCTCCAGTTCCGAACGACCTTTAGGGAGGGCTATACGTTGCTCCCATAAAATCAACCCGTTATTAGGGTTGAAAGCCATCATCCGCCCATTAGAAAACCCGGTATAAATAGCGGTATCTGTCACTATCGGGGATGGAGTTCCGCGCAAAGTCAAAACCGGTGGCGGATTATCGTAAAACCAGAGTTGAGCTCCAGTCTTAGCATCAAATGCAAACAACTTTCCATTTACAGTTTGTGCAGCAACAACCGAACCATTTGTCCGCGGAGCAGAAACAATCTCACCAGGCACTCGAGTCTTCCAAAGCTCACTTCCATTTTCTTTTGAGAGAGCCATTACTTCGCCCGCATAAGTTGCTACCAACAACAAACCATTTTCAGCGGCAATACCACCAACAATTTGATAATTGGGGTCCCCATCAACTGCAAAACTCTTCAACCATCCCCATAACCCTAGGTCTGGTTGATTTATTTTCTTCGCCCACAGCTTCTTGCCGGACGTAGCATCGGTCGCAACCAACAAACCTTCGTAATCTACAGCGTAAATTGCATCGCCATCCAAGGCAGGGGTAAGACGACTGAAGCCTTGATTTTGTCCTTCTCCGATTCCACGACTCCAAACTTTATCCAGATCGATGGTCTCGTCAAAATCAACCAACTCCAAGGGTTCATTACCAGTCTTTTTGCTAAACCAGGAACAACCCGACAAGGTGAATGCGCACAGCAATACCAGCCAGCATAGACGTCTTACCGGGGCTTGCATCATTGAGCTTTCTCCTCAGCCACCGGTGCTGCAGGTGTTGCTGAATCTACTTTCAAATCATCAACTTTCATTTGCAATAACATAAAACGCTCTTGTTGTTGCGGATCAGTTGCCGCCAGCGCCTTCTCATAAGCAGTACGCGCAGCATCTAAATCGCCTTGTAATTTAAGAACATCACCACGCGCCTCAGCATATTCAGCTGTAAATGCTGCGGCAGGATCGGGCGATAATTGTGCTAATGCATCAACATACGCTTTTTGTGCGGTCAATACACGAGCCAAACGCAAACGGGCAAGCTGCTCAGTTGCGGTATCCGGTTTGGCAGACAAAACCCATTTAAGTTCAGTAACTGCTGCATCAAGCTTGTTCTCTTCTACCGCAATTTTTGCCAGGAAGAATGCAGCACTATAGGCGTACATACTTTTGGCGTTGGCATCTTTCAATTCGGATGCCAAATGGGCTGCAGTAGCTTTATCAGAATCACTTAGTGTTTTGCCCGGTTCAACATTCACCAGCTTTAACAACTGCTCGTAAACCTCTGACGCTTTTTCTGCTTTTTGACGCTTTTGGTCTTGCCAAGCGGTGTAACCAAAATAGGCAACCAACGCAATTACCACTGCGGTAATAACGGATTTACCGTAATCTTTCCACCAGCGCTTAAGGGATTCTAGTTGTTCTTCTTCTGAAAGATGTACGCTCACAATTGGCTCCTGTAAACCTTGGCGAAATGCCCCAAAAAAAAATGAATGATTTAAAACGTTATTTTTTTACTCAGATATAACTTAACCAACGTTATTCCAGTGTCTTCAACCAAACAATGGCCTCATCAAATGACAAGGTTTGTTGCTCGGCTTCTACACGCAAAAACTTAACAGCCAATTTGCCGGCTCTGGCCTCGTCTTCACCCAATACCAGCGCGATATCAGCACCTGACTTATCCGCTTTTTTGAACTGGTTTTTAAAATTACCACCACCACAATTCACCATCAGGCGAATAAACGGTAACTCATCGCGAATGCGCTCCGCCAACCGCATAGCCACGGACTGGACATCGCCAACTGCCACCAGAAAAACGTCCGCCTGTTGATCTAATTTTTCAGGAACAGCCTCCGCCGCCTGTACCAGCAAAACCAGTCGCTCCAAGCCTATCCCGAATCCTACCGCAGGTGTCGACTTTCCCCCTAACTGTTCAACCAGACCATCGTAGCGGCCACCGGCGCACACAGTACTTTGTGCACCTAATTTGTCAGTTACCCACTCGAACGCCGTTTTACCATAATAATCAAGGCCGCGCACTAGACGCGGATTAACCTGATAAACAATTCCGGCAGCATCCAGTAACTGTTTTAAACCGTCAAAATGCGCACGTGATTCTTCATCCAAATAATCAAGCAAAACTGGTGCATTATTGAGCAGCGCCTGAGTTGTGGGATCCTTGGAGTCAAGAATACGCAAAGGATTTGTACCTAAACGACGCTTGCTATCTTCGTCCAATTGATCCTGCACATTATTTAAGTAAGCAACTAGCGCCTCTTTGTAGTTTGCTCTCGCTTCAGTGCTCCCCAAAGAATTAATCTGCAATTGAACATGAGGAGCAACGCCAAGTTCGCGGAGAATCCGCGCGCTCAGTAGTAATACTTCTGCGTCGATATCAGGTCCTTGCATTCCAAACGTTTCAACACCAATTTGATGGAATTGACGATAGCGGCCTTTTTGCGGACGCTCATGGCGAAACATTGGACCCATGTACCAAAGTCGTTGCGTCTGGTTGTAAAGCAAACCATTTTCTTCGCAAGCTCGCACACAGCAAGCCGTACCTTCAGGGCGCAAGGTCAAGCTATCGCCGTTGCGATCATTAAAGGTATACATTTCTTTTTCGACAATATCGGTAACTTCACCGATAGAGCGCTTGAAAAGTTCGGTCGCCTCTACAATTGGAAAGCGAATTTCCTGGTAGCCGTAGCGGGCCAGAATATCAGTGACCACCCCTTCAACGTATTGCCAAAGAGGGGAGTCAGCAGGCAATAAATCATTCATGCCACGAATTGCTTGAATTTTTTTCAATTGAAACCCTTAATCAAAATACTGAGCATCAGGCCCTTGCAATAATATTCTTTGCATCAGCATCAAGCTGAGCCTGTTTCTGTGCAGCTTTGGTTCGAATCAGGCGCTCAAGGTTATCTACCAGATTCTCATTGGTTAACTTCTGGTTAGGTTCGCCATCAATATAAATCAAATTACTAGGCGTACCACCCGCCAACCCCAAGTCTGCTTCTTTGGCTTCACCCGGTCCGTTAACAACACAACCTATGACAGCGACATCCAACGGAACAGTAATATCTTCAACTCGCTGTTCCAAATCGTTCATGGTTTTAATCACATCAAAGTTCTGACGCGAGCAACTTGGGCAGGCAATAAAGTTCACACCTTTGCTGCGTATCTTCAGGCTGCGCAACATATCCCAGCCCACTTTAATTTCTTCAACAGGGTCGGCCGCCAGGGATACACGAATAGTATCACCGATACCATCCATCAATAATGCACCCAAGCCGATAGAAGATTTAACCGTACCCGAACGTAAACCGCCCGCTTCGGTAATGCCTAAATGCAATGGCTGATCAATCAAAGTGGCGAGCTTCCGGTAAGCGGCCACAGCCATAAATACATCAGATGCTTTAACACTCACCTTGAAATTGTAAAAATTCAATCCATCC is a window encoding:
- the bamB gene encoding outer membrane protein assembly factor BamB, giving the protein MMQAPVRRLCWLVLLCAFTLSGCSWFSKKTGNEPLELVDFDETIDLDKVWSRGIGEGQNQGFSRLTPALDGDAIYAVDYEGLLVATDATSGKKLWAKKINQPDLGLWGWLKSFAVDGDPNYQIVGGIAAENGLLLVATYAGEVMALSKENGSELWKTRVPGEIVSAPRTNGSVVAAQTVNGKLFAFDAKTGAQLWFYDNPPPVLTLRGTPSPIVTDTAIYTGFSNGRMMAFNPNNGLILWEQRIALPKGRSELERMVDIHSDPLVKDGVIYVGTYQGRISALSRGTGSALWGKDGSTSENLALSGDKIFVSHADGKVVAYNAANGEQLWSNEKMLRRGLNGPQVFGDYLAVVDFKGYMHVLNQADGEFAARVRVDRKGARAPMLTNGETLYVFTNRGKLMAYQVKKAK
- a CDS encoding STAS domain-containing protein, which produces MKPGQILVADHNGVYVIKMLGDVRLTLCISFDQFIDSMFKSADFTSVLFDLSEAEAIDSTTLGLMAKISILGQERRGIMPVILASNPSIQRILQTMGFADIFTIVDKLDAPVLASHPLNCINCDEQEVKEKVIEAHKILMGLNASNADTFRNLVNMLENC
- the hisS gene encoding histidine--tRNA ligase — protein: MKKIQAIRGMNDLLPADSPLWQYVEGVVTDILARYGYQEIRFPIVEATELFKRSIGEVTDIVEKEMYTFNDRNGDSLTLRPEGTACCVRACEENGLLYNQTQRLWYMGPMFRHERPQKGRYRQFHQIGVETFGMQGPDIDAEVLLLSARILRELGVAPHVQLQINSLGSTEARANYKEALVAYLNNVQDQLDEDSKRRLGTNPLRILDSKDPTTQALLNNAPVLLDYLDEESRAHFDGLKQLLDAAGIVYQVNPRLVRGLDYYGKTAFEWVTDKLGAQSTVCAGGRYDGLVEQLGGKSTPAVGFGIGLERLVLLVQAAEAVPEKLDQQADVFLVAVGDVQSVAMRLAERIRDELPFIRLMVNCGGGNFKNQFKKADKSGADIALVLGEDEARAGKLAVKFLRVEAEQQTLSFDEAIVWLKTLE
- a CDS encoding tetratricopeptide repeat protein, which encodes MSVHLSEEEQLESLKRWWKDYGKSVITAVVIALVAYFGYTAWQDQKRQKAEKASEVYEQLLKLVNVEPGKTLSDSDKATAAHLASELKDANAKSMYAYSAAFFLAKIAVEENKLDAAVTELKWVLSAKPDTATEQLARLRLARVLTAQKAYVDALAQLSPDPAAAFTAEYAEARGDVLKLQGDLDAARTAYEKALAATDPQQQERFMLLQMKVDDLKVDSATPAAPVAEEKAQ
- a CDS encoding fused response regulator/phosphatase, whose amino-acid sequence is MLRALVVLHKKLYQLTELKMTSASRKLLIIDDDALVRQSIVTYLTDSGFNVSAAADAPSALDILSSVEVPPDLILTDLRMPNGDGLQLLQTLQDRYDAIPVIVISGAGVMNDVVSALRLGARDYLIKPVVDLEVLVHSINKVLDREELEAENRRYREQLEEANRELRENLRVLERDQIAGRRVQRRLMPSGVTTDGGYIAAHTIIPSLFLSGDFVDYAHIRKRYLAFYLADVSGHGASSAFVTIWLKHLVSRMVREEGLFGDENSFAQGANLMLRQINRELHETRLSHHLTLFVGVIDTHTNQMHYVVAGHLPMPILVTPEGASYLNGRGKPVGIFKDVEWEVYECTLPEKFGLVCFSDGVLEIMPDQELQQKEASLLKLISSSSGGLDSVCNTLVIKEIRDNPDDIAVLSISRGVS
- the tal gene encoding transaldolase, producing the protein MTSKLEQLKQFTDVVADTGDIEAIRLYKPLDATTNPSLVYKAAQMPQYQDLLTSAISSTKGIVNSAEQLSAACDHLAVGIGLEILKIVPGRISTEVDARLSFDTKASIAKAHQLISLYEKGGVDKSRVLIKLASTWEGIRAAEVLEKEGINCNLTLLFGFNQAAACADAGVFLISPFVGRILDWYKANTDKKEYTAEEDPGVVSVRHIYNYYKQNDYKTVVMGASFRNIGEIEALAGCDRLTISPQLLQELDQDKGELKRVLSASNTGDAIAKRIETETSFRFGLNQDAMATEKLAEGIRGFVKDQINLENLLKSRA
- the ispG gene encoding flavodoxin-dependent (E)-4-hydroxy-3-methylbut-2-enyl-diphosphate synthase, which gives rise to MHCESPIKRRRSRQIMVGNVPVGGDAPISVQSMTNTETTDVVATVEQIKRIQLAGADIIRVSVPTMEAAEAFGEIRKQVTIPLVADIHFDYRIALRVADLGVDCLRINPGNIGREKRIKAVVDKARDLNIPIRIGVNAGSLEKDLQKKYGEPTPDALVESALRHVEILDGLNFYNFKVSVKASDVFMAVAAYRKLATLIDQPLHLGITEAGGLRSGTVKSSIGLGALLMDGIGDTIRVSLAADPVEEIKVGWDMLRSLKIRSKGVNFIACPSCSRQNFDVIKTMNDLEQRVEDITVPLDVAVIGCVVNGPGEAKEADLGLAGGTPSNLIYIDGEPNQKLTNENLVDNLERLIRTKAAQKQAQLDADAKNIIARA
- a CDS encoding TerB family tellurite resistance protein, translated to MLTKLSRFIERHLQPGGATPTLTTHQKQLAVAALLVEVAMADHQFSDLELSSLSASLGHKYLLSDEEISELILLAKSESNHATSLHQFTQIVNQHCNTDEKFNLIKSMWEIAYADGNLDKYEDYIIRKVADLVYLPHSEFIRAKSQVKASLSEIK
- the der gene encoding ribosome biogenesis GTPase Der, whose amino-acid sequence is MIPVIALVGRPNVGKSTLFNRLTQSRDALVADYPGLTRDRKYGEGILENRRFIVIDTGGISGEEEGIDSMMAGQSLLAIQEADIVLFIVDSRAGLNPADEMIAKHLRVNNKKTYLVANKIDGMDPDIALAPFYELGLGEVHPTTASHGRGVRSLMEEVLSGVPELPEDYQSEVATGIKIAIVGRPNVGKSTLVNRLLGEDRVVVYDQPGTTRDSIYINYTRFDKPYTIIDTAGVRRRKNIDLMVEKFSIVKTMQAISDANVVVLVMDASEGVVEQDLHLMGTTIEAGRALVIALNKWDGLDDAHKQYVKNEIERRLRFVDFATIHFISALHGTGVGNLYKSIELAYQSATDKFSTNYLTRILQDAVREHQPPMIQGRRIKLRYAHPGGHNPPIIVIHGNQTNEVPAFYTKYLEKTYRRVLDLHGTPIKIEYRNNDNPYSERKKKMTQRQLIEMRRKNERDNKNPKKK